A single window of Debaryomyces hansenii CBS767 chromosome F complete sequence DNA harbors:
- a CDS encoding DEHA2F08162p (similar to uniprot|P36048 Saccharomyces cerevisiae YKL173W SNU114 involved in splicing), protein MDEDELYDEFGNLIGDPLDSDADSLDEIPEEQDVQSEKEAEDLIVETGDEALVIHANNGNGLKLSEKFGPGVETIIAKPYEQAVDTPVIKPMNKKKLKVEFTEAVTNNVDENDHRVKNLPELVYSRDYMISTMNSLPERVRNIAVIGNLHSGKTTFIDMLVLQTHSPSISLSSSLKNFQPLRFMDNHKLEIDRGISIEASPITLLLPDLNDKSFVFNIIDTPGHSNFASESTSALQIVDGALLVIDVVEGLTPRDKSLISELMKNNKPITIVLNKIDRLILELRLPVEDFYFKISYTLDDINNFINENEYVSTYKQQMVFSPTDGNVIFASSSLEFVFTLDSFTKLYADNHKLQGVDSQEFSRRLWGDVFYNQDKAQFVNSSNNGKFSRSFNFFISEPIYKIITQTLTYDGSSKNLAQLLWNNFKVSLHNAQYKQDSQMLLKEIFKSVFSGSKGFVDSVVHNIPSPIETASDRLELLSGSDNLPSARLIAQANKLIASADGERFYTLVRIYQGSIKAGSKVRVLGQNFDEDDDDYKIEVIDELFIPGGRYKIPVKEAFAGSIVIISGIDSIISKGATIYDNADFNSDSKIFRPLSYERQSIFKIAIEPANPSELPKLLEGLRKLNKSYLACTIKVEESGEHVLFGPGEIYLDCMLHDLRNFFTDDLEIKVSDPMTRFSETCIDTSVTKISAKSSSGNNSISIISEPVDDSRLSLAIENGKINLSQPLKTTSKILRKEYGWDALSARSVWCFGPEDLHNPSILIDDTIEGETDKKLLYSLKDSISLGFKWSVNEGPLCDEPIRNTKFKILDAVISGSEIQRSGTQIIPMTRKACYTGFLTSSPRLMEPIYTVYVTCSYQAIVAVKKLLDRRRGMVTTENPVPGTQLFHIEGQVPVIESIGLESDLRLQTQGQAMCFLVFERWDVVPGDPLDSDCYLPQLRPVPNASLARDFVMKTRKRKGLSGEPNLQKYIDIELYNKLRESGVIE, encoded by the coding sequence ATGGACGAGGATGAATTGTATGATGAGTTTGGTAATTTAATCGGAGATCCACTCGATTCAGACGCAGATTCCTTAGATGAAATACCGGAAGAACAAGATGTGCAATCAGAGaaagaagcagaagatTTGATAGTTGAAACAGGCGATGAAGCCTTAGTGATACATGCAAATAATGGGAATGGACTCAAGCTTTCAGAAAAATTTGGGCCAGGAGTGGAAACCATAATAGCGAAACCATATGAACAAGCTGTTGATACACCAGTTATTAAACCAATgaataagaagaagttaAAGGTAGAATTTACTGAGGCCGTAACGAACAACGTTGACGAAAACGACCATAGAGTTAAGAACTTACCAGAGCTAGTGTATTCGCGTGATTATATGATATCTACGATGAACCTGCTTCCAGAGAGAGTTAGAAACATAGCAGTAATCGGTAATTTACACTCAGGAAAAACaacatttattgatatGCTTGTTTTGCAAACCCATTCaccatcaatttcattgaGTAGTagtttgaaaaattttcaaccGCTTCGATTTATGGATAATCATAAGTTGGAAATCGACAGAGGTATCTCAATTGAAGCATCGCCtattacattattattaccagACTTGAATGATAAGTCATTtgtatttaatattattgatacaCCTGGCCATAGTAATTTTGCGTCCGAAAGTACATCGGCTTTGCAGATAGTGGATGGTGCTCTTCTCGTAATAGACGTAGTTGAAGGTTTAACCCCGAGAGATAAGAGCCTAATCTCAGAACTTATGAAGAACAACAAACCTATAACAATTGTCTTGAACAAAATTGATAGActaatattagaattaagGTTACCCGTAGAAGACTTTTATTTTAAAATTAGTTACACATTGGATGATATTAACAACTTTATAAACGAAAATGAATACGTGAGTACGTATAAACAGCAAATGGTATTCAGCCCAACAGATGGCAATGTTATTTTTGCATCTTCAAGTTTGGAGTTTGTTTTCACATTGGATAGCTTTACAAAACTCTATGCTGATAACCACAAATTACAAGGAGTCGATTCTCAAGAGTTTAGTAGAAGATTATGGGGCGACGTTTTTTATAACCAAGATAAAGCTCAGTTCGTTAATAGTTCAAACAATGGAAAATTCCTGAGgtctttcaatttttttattctgGAACCTATTTATAAGATCATCACACAGACATTAACATATGATGGCTCAAGTAAGAACTTAGCACAGCTATTATGgaacaatttcaaagtttcaTTACATAATGCCCAATATAAGCAAGACTCTCAGAtgttattgaaagaaatattcaaactGGTTTTCTCGGGCTCAAAAGGTTTTGTTGATCTGGTAGTTCATAATATTCCATCACCCATAGAAACAGCATCAGACAGACTAGAATTACTTTCAGGTTCCGATAACTTACCATCTGCTAGATTAATAGCTCAagcaaataaattaatcgCATCGGCAGATGGTGAAAGGTTTTATACTTTAGTCCGCATATACCAAGGTTCGATAAAAGCTGGATCAAAGGTGAGGGTTTTAGGACAAAACTTCGACgaagacgatgatgattataaaatagaagttattgatgaattatttattccaGGCGGAAGGTACAAGATTCCAGTTAAGGAAGCATTTGCTGGTTCGATTGTAATAATAAGCGGAATTGATTCAATCATTTCTAAAGGAGCAACGATCTACGATAATGCGGATTTCAACAGTGACTCAAAAATTTTTAGGCCTTTATCGTACGAGAGACAATCGATTTTCAAAATAGCAATAGAACCTGCAAATCCCTCGGAGTTGCCCAAATTATTAGAGGGTTTACGTAAACTTAACAAATCATACTTGGCATGTACAATAAAGGTAGAAGAAAGTGGAGAACATGTTTTATTTGGCCCTGGtgaaatatatttggaTTGTATGTTACATGATTTGAGGAACTTTTTCACTGACGATTTGGAAATCAAAGTAAGCGACCCAATGACACGATTCAGTGAAACGTGTATTGATACATCTGTAACTAAAATTTCAGCTAAATCATCGTCAGGaaacaattcaatttctattatttcCGAGCCAGTAGATGATAGCAGATTGAGCTTAGCTATCGAAAATGgtaaaataaatttatctcAACCTTTAAAGACTACTTCCAAGATTTTACGTAAAGAATATGGATGGGATGCATTATCAGCAAGATCAGTTTGGTGTTTCGGACCTGAAGATCTTCATAATCCAAGTATATTAATTGACGATACAATAGAAGGTGAAACCGATAAAAAGTTGTTGTATTCCCTCAAAGATAGTATAAGCCTAGGATTTAAGTGGAGTGTTAACGAGGGACCATTATGTGATGAACCTATAAGAAATACAAAGTTCAAGATATTAGATGCGGTAATCAGTGGATCTGAAATACAAAGAAGTGGAACACAGATAATACCAATGACAAGGAAAGCATGTTATACTGGCTTTTTGACTTCATCTCCTCGCTTGATGGAACCTATATATACTGTCTATGTGACATGTTCTTATCAAGCCATAGTAGCTGTTAAGAAATTGCTTGACAGGAGAAGAGGCATGGTGACGACTGAAAATCCAGTACCTGGAACTCAGTTATTTCATATAGAAGGTCAAGTTCCAGTTATAGAATCTATTGGATTAGAGTCCGATTTAAGACTTCAAACTCAAGGACAAGCGATGTGCTTTTTAGTATTCGAAAGATGGGATGTTGTTCCAGGAGATCCATTGGATAGCGATTGCTATTTACCGCAACTTAGGCCTGTTCCTAATGCTTCGTTGGCAAGGGACTTCGTAATGAAAACTAGAAAGAGAAAAGGTTTAAGTGGCGAGCCTAACTTACAGAagtatattgatattgaattgtataataaGTTGAGAGAAAGTGGTGTTATAGAATAG
- a CDS encoding DEHA2F08140p (similar to uniprot|P20433 Saccharomyces cerevisiae YJL140W RPB4 RNA polymerase II subunit B32), which produces MNVSTSALGVRRRKPTTQNIDDEENAATLSLGPEFQLTQLTNSGEEEQLIALNLSEARLLIRAALKERKNKNQANSEFDDEDEDNVKEDEISNMDLAGPNSNEIMHKTLNYLSNFSRFKNSSSTETVEKLLNDFNFSTSEPLHPFELAQLGTLECEDAEEAKSLIPSLTNKVSDVQLQTLLTELRKYQTLS; this is translated from the coding sequence atGAATGTTAGTACAAGTGCATTAGGtgttagaagaagaaagccAACCACACAAAATATAGACGATGAAGAGAACGCCGCCACATTACTGTTGGGTCCTGAGTTCCAACTTACACAGTTAACAAATTcaggagaagaagagcaGTTAATCGCGTTAAACTTATCAGAGGCTAGATTGTTGATTAGGGCAGCTTTAAAGGAACGTAAGAATAAAAACCAAGCGAACAGcgaatttgatgatgaagacgaagataaTGTaaaggaagatgaaatttcaaatatggATTTAGCAGGGCCAAATTCAAACGAAATAATGCATAAGACATTAAACTACTTATCCAATTTTTCTAGATTTAAAAACTCCTCATCCACAGAAAccgttgaaaaattactaAACgactttaatttttctacATCAGAACCGTTACATCCTTTCGAATTAGCCCAGCTCGGTACCTTAGAATGTGAAGATgcagaagaagcaaaatCGTTGATTCCAAGTTTGACTAATAAAGTTTCCGATGTTCAATTGCAAACTCTTTTAACAGAATTAAGGAAGTATCAAACATTATCCTGA
- a CDS encoding DEHA2F08052p (similar to uniprot|P36029 Saccharomyces cerevisiae YKL174C TPO5 Protein involved in excretion of putrescine and spermidine): MENSQSLGSTSQNASSGGSKPIRTSISSFTNHFNLRKSAPGKLLNSLMHDMEDQEVEIEHFKYKQELERKLSVTSVIGLGFGIVGVVFGLSSTIWISLIDGANVTILYGWVITAFFSTCVVLSLSEIVSKYPTSGGVYHFSALLSNEKYSSVCSWFTGWFLIIGNWTYAVSIMFAGSQFILSIFGLKDAYYKEDAFLVLAVYFTLLTFCGFVNFKFAKFLEKINKVCIIWSISTVLTIDFLLIFFAKKTNSIEEILTRFDNTRSGWPDPLAFMVGLQSPSFTLSGYGMIYSMTDEVKNPERNMPKGTISAILLAGLTGIIFIIPILTILPELTLLLDETPEIMPIDLIFKFATESYLISFLLVLLLVGTVFFQAIAALTTASRTTYAFARDGGLPFKNYWVEVNSIEESIIPKNALFLSMSVCGALSLLSLFSSSAFNAFMGSSVISLALANGIPILCLMLNKRKKIHGAAFRLKGFGWLVNGLSIFWVVLSFIILCLPPVIKDLTWFTMNYAIVVILGFAGFASLGYRIWGVGSFEGPQIDHDYFELQDLVRKDFSVDDSYVQGIDDQDDDDNAIAGSSDVQTDLDKPNEGP, from the coding sequence ATGGAAAATTCACAATCTTTGGGTTCGACGTCACAAAATGCATCTAGTGGTGGGTCTAAACCAATAAGAACTTCGATACTGTCGTTTACGAATCATTTCAATTTGAGGAAACTGGCACCAGGAAAGcttttaaattctttgatgCATGATATGGAAGATCAAGAAGTTGAGATAGaacatttcaaatataagCAAGAATTGGAGAGAAAATTATCTGTTACGTCAGTAATTGGTTTGGGTTTCGGAATAGTGGGGGTAGTTTTTGGTTTATCCTCTACGATATGGATTTCACTTATTGATGGGGCCAACGTTACAATTCTATATGGCTGGGTAATCACAGCATTTTTCTCTACTTGCGTTGTTCTAAGTCTAAGTGAAATCGTCTCGAAATACCCTACATCTGGAGGTGTTTATCATTTTAGTGCTCTATTAAGCAATGAGAAGTATTCGTCTGTCTGTTCTTGGTTTACTGGATGGTTTCTCATTATCGGGAACTGGACATATGCTGTTAGCATAATGTTTGCCGGATCTCAATTTATATTGTCTATCTTTGGCTTAAAAGACGCCTATTATAAAGAAGATGCGTTCCTCGTGTTGGCTGTTTATTTCACTTTGTTGACCTTCTGTGGTTTtgtcaatttcaaattcgCCAAATTTTTAGAAAAGATTAATAAAGTTTGCATTATATGGTCCATTTCAACAGTTTTGACtattgattttcttttaatattttttgcAAAGAAAACCAATtcaatagaagaaatattaacGAGATTTGATAATACTCGTTCTGGATGGCCAGATCCTTTGGCCTTTATGGTAGGGTTACAGAGCCCATCATTTACTTTATCTGGGTATGGTATGATCTATTCTATGACGGACGAAGTAAAGAATCCAGAAAGAAATATGCCTAAGGGTACGATTAGCGCTATTTTATTAGCGGGGCTAACTGgaattatcttcatcattcCTATATTAACCATACTACCAGAGCTTACATTATTGTTAGACGAAACTCCGGAAATTATGCCAATTGActtaatattcaaatttgcTACTGAGTCatatttgatatcatttttattggTGCTTCTTTTAGTAGGAACTGTTTTCTTTCAGGCAATTGCTGCATTAACTACGGCCTCCAGAACAACATATGCTTTTGCTCGTGATGGAGGGTTGCCCTTCAAAAACTATTGGGTCGAAGTTAATTCTATTGAAGAATCCATCATTCCGAAGAACGCACTATTTTTATCGATGAGTGTCTGTGGGGCATTATCATTGTTGTCCTTGTTCTCTTCATCCGCATTCAATGCATTTATGGGGTCGTCAGTTATTTCTCTTGCTTTGGCAAATGGAATTCCTATTCTTTGCTTGATGCTTAAcaaaaggaagaaaatcCATGGCGCTGCATTCCGCTTAAAAGGATTTGGATGGCTCGTCAACGGCTTATCCATTTTTTGGGTAGTTCTACTGTTCATAATTCTATGCTTACCACCGGTCATTAAGGATCTTACGTGGTTTACCATGAACTACGCCATAGTTGTAATTCTTGGTTTTGCAGGGTTTGCCTCTTTAGGATATAGGATATGGGGAGTTGGAAGCTTCGAGGGTCCTCAAATTGACCACGACTATTTTGAACTCCAGGACTTGGTTCGTAAGGATTTTTCGGTGGATGATTCGTATGTTCAGGGCATTGACGACCAGGACGATGACGACAATGCGATTGCAGGCTCTTCCGATGTGCAAACAGACCTCGATAAGCCAAATGAAGGCCCTTAG
- a CDS encoding DEHA2F08030p (similar to uniprot|P36144 Saccharomyces cerevisiae YKR060W UTP30 Possible U3 snoRNP protein involved in maturation of pre-18S rRNA based on computational analysis of large-scale protein-protein interaction data) yields MVSSFILGQSALADGTKSAKSLASHIGKENGPTHHEAVYLIINTKIYLTKIKDYTPRIIPLSKGLDKLENKSVLLVTKDPSLPYRDALTKKDSPTEDVFNQIYTLTKLKHISKDPKKLTKLFKEFDIIVADNRVHKFLPDILGARFYVKNKKIPFMVQMAKPDKDARLSKGKKSTKLKDDRCEPEYVRYQMKSIVRNASYIPSATGTCISVKIGYSDWKPEELLTNANDVIKYLVEPKFLPVGGLLRTPKNLVSVHIKTSESISLPIFKQKEDIKEEDDDDSDLDF; encoded by the coding sequence ATGGTATCTTCGTTCATCTTAGGTCAGTCCGCATTGGCGGATGGTACGAAATCGGCCAAGTCATTAGCCAGTCATATCGGAAAAGAAAATGGACCAACCCATCACGAAGCcgtatatttaataattaatacCAAAATATATCTCACTAAAATAAAAGACTATACTCCCAGAATTATTCCGTTAAGTAAGGGATTggataaattagaaaataaatcagtATTGTTAGTAACCAAAGATCCATCTTTGCCCTATCGTGATGCATTAACGAAAAAAGATTCGCCTACAGAAGATGTTTTCAACCAAATATATACCTTAACTAAATTGAAGCACATATCTAAAGATCCCAAAAAATTGACGaaacttttcaaagaatttgacATTATTGTTGCGGATAATAGAGTACACAAGTTCTTGCCAGATATCTTAGGAGCTCGATTTTACGttaaaaataagaaaatacCTTTCATGGTCCAAATGGCCAAGCCTGACAAAGATGCCAGATTGTCGAAGGGAAAGAAGTCTACAAAGCTAAAGGATGACAGATGTGAGCCGGAGTACGTTAGATATCAAATGAAATCTATAGTGAGAAATGCCTCATATATTCCATCAGCTACAGGAACATGCATCTCTGTTAAGATAGGTTATAGTGACTGGAAACCAGAGGAATTATTGACCAATGCTAACGATGTAATAAAGTATTTGGTCGAGCCAAAATTTCTTCCTGTTGGAGGATTGTTAAGAACTCCCAAAAACTTAGTTAGCGTTCATATTAAGACTAGTGAAAGTATAAGTTTACCTATTTTCAAGCAGAAAGAAGACataaaggaagaagatgatgacgatAGTGACTTGGATTTTTAG
- a CDS encoding DEHA2F08096p (similar to uniprot|P14680 Saccharomyces cerevisiae YJL141C YAK1 Serine-threonine protein kinase that is part of a glucose-sensing system involved in growth control in response to glucose availability) — MSYNFNYNRHNSLGGNWQLPPPYGLNGSEQTPPLADNTPGVQDPQRTAQSNQMPGFRNPWYTSNQAPSGMVTSPNMSQSPTKGQQTIPLLQQQSKRMSFANQLPTTYEYDGQRPSNAPPFIHPPTRVDNPFNQYYTNQEVNLGHVDRRMSAVADGAYYSANSYNAYPPESSDPEFQSQYMQNVPLYDQGLNRRSSVATGNYHQAPHNTHVNYHHQPAKVGRSASIVQYQQYQQALQNQSQTSKRNAAPKARKIYNKYDLHPKVHHQPKYRRCSVNSIHISPVNALSVYITESYRICQPKKFQYCKSTNPKRVLTKPSDAKYNNGFDNEDSDYILYVNDILGTDEGRKYIVLDLLGSGTFGQVVKCQNLTNQSVCAIKVIKSKPAYMNQSLTEVKLLEYLNSNSNSKRFIRLLDTFMHKEHLCLVFELLASNLYELIKQNQFQGLNMKLVKLLTRQLLEAMAELKGFQMIHCDLKPENILLFQPDKPDIKVIDFGSACFTRQTVYSYIQSRFYRSPEVILGLPYTESIDMWSLGCIVGELFLGLPMFPGTSEFNQIWKIVDMLGYPPRHMIEVGRNSLNFFNKFPPSIPDGKPVFKVKTLEEYIQFLATTKGKEDQVKKEQPNKNYFKHRLLKDIIMNYKLPSKKMTNSMIEKECQERLLLIDFLSKVLNLNPLERLTPQEALKHPFVSDVSLHHPSTSSTASSGDRSSNHSDLSDNLKDAGKAPTGGISDSSRAPIPS, encoded by the coding sequence ATGTCTTACAACTTTAATTATAATAGACACAATTCGTTGGGGGGAAATTGGCAATTACCCCCACCGTATGGATTGAACGGTAGTGAACAAACACCACCGTTGGCAGATAATACACCGGGGGTACAGGACCCACAAAGGACAGCACAATCAAATCAAATGCCAGGATTCAGGAATCCATGGTATACGTCAAATCAGGCGCCAAGCGGTATGGTTACGTCGCCTAATATGTCACAATCACCTACTAAGGGTCAACAGACGATTCCGCTTTTACAGCAGCAAAGTAAGAGAATGTCATTTGCTAATCAGCTACCAACGACATACGAGTATGATGGACAAAGACCTTCGAATGCGCCTCCGTTTATTCATCCACCAACTAGAGTGGATAACCCCTtcaatcaatattatactaATCAGGAGGTGAACTTGGGACATGTCGATAGAAGAATGTCGGCAGTCGCCGATGGGGCATATTATAGTGCTAACAGCTATAATGCATACCCTCCTGAGTCATCTGATCCTGAATTTCAATCACAATACATGCAAAATGTTCCACTTTATGATCAAGGGTTGAATAGAAGGTCTTCTGTTGCGACCGGTAATTACCACCAGGCACCACATAATACGCACGTTAACTACCACCACCAGCCCGCCAAAGTTGGTAGATCTGCGCTGATCGTACAATATCAACAGTATCAGCAAGCATTACAGAATCAAAGCCAAACATCGAAGAGGAACGCAGCTCCTAAAGCCAGgaagatatataataagTATGATTTACATCCTAAGGTACACCATCAACCGAAATATCGTCGTTGCTCTGTTAATTCCATTCATATTTCGCCGGTAAACGCTTTGTCAGTGTACATTACAGAGTCATACAGAATATGCCAACCTAAGAAATTCCAGTATTGCAAATCAACTAATCCAAAGAGGGTGCTAACAAAACCACTGGATGCTAAGTACAATAATGGATtcgataatgaagatagTGATTACATATTGTATGTGAATGACATATTGGGTACCGACGAAGGAAGAAAGTATATTGTTTTAGATTTGCTAGGATCGGGGACCTTTGGACAAGTTGTTAAATGTCAAAATCTAACGAATCAATCGGTTTGTGCTATAAAAGTCATTAAATCCAAGCCGGCTTATATGAATCAGTCATTGACAGAAGTAAAATTACTCGAATATTTAAACTCTAATAGTAACAGTAAGCGTTTCATACGTTTGCTAGACACTTTTATGCACAAAGAACATTTATGTTTAGTGTTCGAGTTACTAGCATCTAATTTGTATGAATTGATTAAGCAAAACCAATTTCAAGGACTTAATATGAAATTAGTTAAGTTGCTTACAAGACAATTGTTGGAAGCAATGGCTGAATTGAAAGGATTCCAGATGATACATTGTGATCTAAAACCGGAAAATATATTACTTTTTCAACCAGATAAGCCAGATATCAAGGTCATTGACTTTGGTTCAGCGTGCTTCACTAGACAGACAGTATATTCGTATATACAATCCAGATTTTACAGGTCTCCCGAAGTGATATTGGGATTACCATATACTGAATCCATAGATATGTGGTCATTGGGATGCATCGTCggagaattatttttgggATTGCCAATGTTTCCGGGTACATCAGAGTTTAATCAGATTTGGAAGATTGTCGATATGTTAGGTTACCCACCAAGACATATGATAGAGGTTGGACGTAACTCGTTAAATttctttaacaaatttCCTCCAAGTATACCCGACGGAAAGCCAGTCTTTAAAGTAAAGACATTAGAAgaatatatacaatttttAGCAACAACTAAAGGAAAAGAGGACCAAGTAAAGAAAGAACAACCGAATAAGAATTACTTCAAACATCGTTTATTGAAGGATATAATTATGAATTATAAATTGCCttcgaagaaaatgacGAATTCTATGATCGAGAAGGAATGTCAAGAGAGACTTTTACTTATTGACTTTTTATCCAAGGTGCTTAATTTGAATCCTTTAGAAAGACTTACTCCCCAGGAAGCTTTGAAACACCCTTTCGTTAGTGATGTTTCTCTTCATCATCCATCTACATCGTCTACAGCCTCTTCTGGTGATCGTTCGTCAAATCACTCAGATCTTTCcgataatttgaaagatgCAGGTAAAGCTCCAACGGGAGGCATTTCCGATTCATCGAGGGCCCCAATTCCTTCATAA
- a CDS encoding DEHA2F08074p (highly similar to uniprot|P39515 Saccharomyces cerevisiae YJL143W TIM17 Mitochondrial inner membrane protein involved in protein import) produces the protein MSADHTRDPCPIVILNDFGGAFSMGVIGGCVWHGIKGFRNSPYGERGYGSISAIKSRAPVVGGNFGVWGGLFSTFDCSVKAVRKREDAWNAVIAGFFTGGALAIRGGWRHTRNSAITCACLLGVFEGVGMMMQRVMAQPTVAPAYPEEAAPLAA, from the coding sequence atgtcTGCCGATCATACGAGAGATCCATGTCCTATTGTCATTTTAAATGATTTCGGTGGTGCCTTTTCCATGGGTGTCATTGGTGGTTGCGTCTGGCATGGTATCAAAGGTTTCCGTAACTCCCCATACGGAGAAAGAGGATACGGTTCTATATCAGCTATCAAGTCGCGTGCACCAGTTGTTGGTGGTAACTTTGGTGTTTGGGGTGGTTTATTCTCCACGTTCGACTGTTCTGTCAAGGCCGTGAGAAAGAGAGAAGATGCCTGGAATGCTGTCATTGCTGGTTTTTTCACCGGTGGTGCCTTGGCCATCAGAGGTGGATGGAGACACACCAGAAACTCAGCTATCACTTGTGCTTGTTTGTTAGGTGTTTTCGAAGGTGTCGGTATGATGATGCAAAGAGTCATGGCCCAACCTACAGTAGCACCAGCATACCCTGAAGAAGCTGCTCCATTAGCGGCTTAA
- a CDS encoding DEHA2F08118p (similar to uniprot|Q7S4H9 Neurospora crassa NCU08171 Hypothetical protein), with protein sequence MRLLSFVIILSWISWVVAESCTGEQKLNLEDFQFVEHSNENLDGLSEKLKSREVSLTKVIEDGNHKLTKASPWEYSAVKDAIQWESKDGFDDLNTKKWVPQGISSSADAYDKGDWNGKEAWIVSWHNEDDTSVRVTFVDKETNKYRHVLLVYPTAKDDFGPVQIHAGGIAWYGDKLYVVDTDIGLRMFDLSTIWEVDDGSKIGKDGTKYTAASYKYVIPQISYYKLTPQRDFKFSYVALDRTSTPYSLIVGEYRTASSGKKTRLVKWNLDSENRKLKSKTASFGYCIGQPRMQGAVSVGEKVYISVSNEKNPGDLYTWTAGSKPKRESSFFPPSPEDLAYNKHGNELYGLTEGIGKRYILTYGL encoded by the coding sequence ATGagattattatcatttgtAATTATTTTGAGCTGGATATCGTGGGTGGTTGCAGAAAGTTGCACGGGAGAACAGAAACTTAATCTAGAAGATTTTCAGTTTGTTGAGCATTCCAATGAAAACTTAGATGGTCTAtcagaaaaattgaaaagtcGTGAAGTATCTTTGACAAAAGTCATTGAAGATGGTAATCATAAATTAACAAAGGCGAGTCCATGGGAGTATTCGGCTGTGAAAGATGCTATCCAATGGGAAAGTAAGGATGGATTCGATGATTTAAACACTAAAAAATGGGTTCCTCAAGGTATTTCATCCTCGGCGGATGCATATGATAAGGGTGATTGGAATGGAAAAGAGGCATGGATTGTTAGCTGGCATAACGAAGATGATACTAGTGTTCGTGTTACATTCGTTGACAAGGAAACTAACAAGTATAGACACGTTTTACTAGTTTATCCAACAGCTAAAGATGATTTTGGGCCTGTTCAGATTCATGCGGGCGGAATAGCATGGTATGGAGACAAGCTATATGTTGTGGATACAGATATCGGTCTAAGAATGTTTGATTTATCTACAATATGGGAGGTGGATGATGGTAGTAAAATTGGAAAGGATGGGACTAAGTATACAGCTGCTAGTTATAAGTATGTTATTCCCCAAATTAGCTACTATAAATTAACCCCTCAACGggatttcaaattttcatatGTCGCTCTTGATCGAACCTCTACCCCGTATTCTTTAATAGTGGGGGAGTATCGGACAGCTAGTTCTGGGAAAAAAACCAGATTAGTCAAATGGAACTTGGATTCTGAAAACAGGAAACTAAAGTCAAAGACTGCCAGTTTTGGCTATTGTATTGGACAGCCTCGAATGCAGGGTGCAGTTTCCGTCGGTGAAAAGGTTTACATTTCAGTTAGCAATGAAAAGAATCCTGGTGATTTATACACCTGGACAGCTGGCTCTAAGCCAAAGAGAGAGTCAAGCTTCTTTCCACCAAGTCCGGAAGATCTTGCCTATAACAAACACGGCAATGAACTTTACGGTCTAACAGAAGGTATTGGGAAAAGATATATTCTTACTTATGGTTTATAG